The following coding sequences lie in one Cyanobacterium sp. Dongsha4 genomic window:
- a CDS encoding serine/threonine-protein kinase — translation MNSQTLLNNRYQIIKSLGRGGFGETFLGVDTHLPSSRKCVIKQLKPIIHEPNLPSWMCDRFLQEARILESLGENHPQIPQLYAYFQENNNFFLVQEWIDGLTLKEMIEQKGVLSSQAVEKILIQILPVLQFIHERNIIHRDLKPDNIICRYDNQLPVLIDFGAVKEAMTELAHDKSHYTSSIAIGTPGYMPSEQAAGRPIYSSDLYSLGLTAIYLLTGKNPQYLQTDSRSGEILWRQEISSLHSNLAGVIDRAIRFNPRERFASAEEMLSALKPPVYPSEAKTVAFGRKLTANSVASPQYSNTSTPTSLKTKAVVQNRNSSHLSRNSTQRVISKSESTFSLNPFIPLIFLSLVAIASFFFGYKFFWSTNDNTTSNNLRLENPVDGDLPREKENNPLTQDKRSTFPFNKPKTSDNQIPESTDNNNPTDKTIDNEQPQTNQTEVENNQGNITEKKPDTVSPNSTPVIITASPLAISSIGASTSELNQRWGQPLNKNLTDSGNTVVSYNGGSSQIQEISYIIDNQTDRVIQVELIISPQSNIETIIATVNKALNGNITSGVQDAIAQVMNNETDLRSFNLSNYQGMIQKRQNRLEIRLWSK, via the coding sequence ATGAATAGTCAAACTCTATTAAACAATCGCTATCAAATTATCAAAAGTCTTGGCAGAGGGGGCTTTGGAGAAACTTTTTTGGGGGTGGATACTCATTTACCTTCCTCGAGAAAATGTGTTATCAAGCAGTTAAAGCCGATTATTCATGAACCAAATTTGCCTTCTTGGATGTGCGATCGCTTTTTACAGGAAGCCCGAATTTTAGAGTCTTTGGGGGAAAATCATCCTCAAATACCCCAACTATATGCTTATTTTCAGGAAAACAATAATTTTTTCTTAGTGCAAGAATGGATTGATGGCTTAACTTTAAAGGAAATGATTGAGCAGAAGGGGGTTTTATCTTCCCAAGCAGTAGAAAAGATTTTAATTCAGATTTTGCCTGTTTTACAATTCATCCACGAACGCAATATTATTCACCGAGATTTAAAGCCAGATAATATTATTTGTCGTTATGATAACCAATTACCCGTTTTAATTGACTTTGGAGCGGTTAAAGAAGCCATGACAGAGTTAGCCCATGATAAAAGTCATTATACCAGTTCGATCGCAATTGGTACTCCGGGTTATATGCCTTCAGAACAAGCGGCAGGGCGCCCCATTTATTCCAGTGATTTGTATAGCCTAGGTTTGACGGCTATTTATTTATTGACGGGGAAAAATCCTCAGTATTTACAAACTGATTCTCGTAGCGGTGAAATTCTCTGGCGACAGGAAATATCTTCTCTCCATTCTAATTTAGCGGGAGTTATTGATCGTGCCATTCGTTTTAATCCGAGGGAAAGATTTGCTAGTGCAGAAGAAATGTTGTCCGCTTTAAAACCGCCTGTTTATCCATCAGAAGCGAAAACCGTTGCTTTTGGTCGCAAATTAACGGCTAACTCTGTAGCTTCTCCTCAATATTCTAATACATCAACTCCTACTTCTTTAAAAACTAAGGCGGTTGTTCAAAATCGTAATTCATCTCACCTTTCTCGTAACTCAACCCAAAGAGTTATATCTAAATCCGAATCAACTTTTAGTCTTAATCCTTTTATACCTTTAATTTTTCTGTCTTTAGTTGCGATCGCATCTTTCTTTTTTGGTTATAAATTCTTCTGGTCAACTAATGATAATACTACATCTAATAACCTCAGATTAGAAAATCCAGTGGATGGAGATTTACCACGAGAAAAAGAAAATAATCCTTTAACTCAAGATAAACGTTCAACTTTCCCTTTTAATAAACCCAAAACCTCTGATAACCAAATTCCAGAAAGCACCGATAACAATAATCCTACTGATAAAACCATTGATAATGAACAACCTCAGACAAATCAAACAGAGGTAGAAAATAATCAAGGTAATATTACGGAGAAAAAACCCGACACCGTGTCTCCTAACTCAACTCCCGTCATAATAACGGCTTCTCCTCTCGCCATCTCCAGTATTGGGGCATCTACTAGTGAATTAAATCAAAGATGGGGACAACCTTTAAATAAAAACTTAACCGATTCAGGTAATACTGTCGTTAGTTACAATGGAGGCTCTTCTCAAATCCAAGAAATTAGCTATATCATCGATAATCAAACAGACAGAGTGATTCAAGTAGAGTTAATTATTTCCCCTCAAAGTAATATTGAAACAATTATAGCTACTGTTAATAAAGCTCTCAACGGTAATATTACCTCTGGAGTGCAAGATGCGATCGCACAAGTAATGAATAATGAAACAGATTTACGCTCATTCAATTTAAGTAATTATCAAGGTATGATTCAAAAACGGCAAAACCGATTAGAGATTAGACTCTGGAGCAAGTAA
- a CDS encoding IS1 family transposase (programmed frameshift), with the protein MSHQCPRCHNTKIIKNGFARGQQRFKCKHCNYQFTTDKIDRGKPMWMKLETAILYCSGMSMNSIAKLLNVSAQTILNWIRALALENYEKPEPCEAVVVELDELWHFIEFKKNKLWIWKAYDRNTNRLIDWELGKRDSETLKKLLIRLLKWDVTVYCTDDWKPYQELLSKHPDAYHVMTKSETIAIERNNSDNRHWFARFHRKTKVVSKSIEMVDLTMGLFAKFRVNGTIDSLINQRLTLLS; encoded by the exons ATGTCTCATCAATGCCCTCGATGTCATAATACTAAAATCATCAAAAACGGTTTTGCTCGTGGTCAACAAAGGTTTAAATGTAAGCACTGTAACTATCAGTTCACCACTGATAAGATTGATCGAGGTAAACCTATGTGGATGAAACTAGAAACAGCAATTCTGTATTGCAGTGGAATGTCTATGAATTCGATCGCAAAGCTTCTCAATGTTTCTGCTCAGACTATTTTAAATTGGATTAGAGCTTTGGCACTAGAAAATTATGAAAAGCCTGAACCCTGCGAAGCGGTGGTTGTGGAACTAGATGAACTTTGGCATTTTATAGAGT TCAAAAAAAACAAGTTATGGATCTGGAAAGCTTATGACCGTAATACTAACAGACTTATCGACTGGGAATTGGGAAAGCGTGATAGTGAAACCCTCAAAAAACTTTTAATTAGATTACTAAAATGGGATGTAACAGTCTACTGTACTGATGATTGGAAACCGTACCAAGAGTTATTATCTAAACATCCAGATGCGTATCATGTGATGACAAAAAGCGAAACTATAGCCATAGAAAGAAATAATTCCGATAATCGTCATTGGTTTGCTCGCTTTCATAGAAAAACAAAAGTAGTATCAAAATCAATAGAAATGGTGGATTTAACAATGGGACTATTTGCAAAATTTAGAGTAAATGGAACGATCGATTCGTTAATAAATCAAAGACTAACATTACTTAGTTGA